From one Lolium rigidum isolate FL_2022 chromosome 4, APGP_CSIRO_Lrig_0.1, whole genome shotgun sequence genomic stretch:
- the LOC124705503 gene encoding UDP-glycosyltransferase 88B1-like → MQMEKTMVLYPGLAVSHFFPMMRLAGALVEHGYAVSVALIDPTVIPDAAFGAFVAGAVASMPSVRFHTLALVEDPPRVIPGAQFLVSYLDVVRRYNDHLHDFLCSFTRVHAVVVDSLSTQAFVVTKSLGIPSYLLFTSSAASLAAFAQLPYVLAEGSGTSFKELGDTPVELFGLPPIPASHLFGEALEDPDSGTYKSTMALMAGLSTIPDSGDGILVNTVESLEARAVAALGDPQCLPAGRVMPPVYCLGPFLGGIGEAKELHNCLAWLDVQPDHSVVILCFGSTGTANHSEEQLREIAVGLEKSGHRFLWVVRAPHGDDPDLDALLPDGFMDRTGGRGLVVKQWAPQAEVLRHRATGAFVTHCGWNSVLEGVTAGVPMLCWPLHSEQKMNRLHMVGEMGVAMEMVGWQQGLVQAGEVERKVRLVMESEEGGKLRARVAAHKEAAAAAWDDGGSSRAAFARFLSDVDGRQAPAHTGEGA, encoded by the coding sequence ATGCAGATGGAGAAGACCATGGTTCTGTACCCCGGCCTCGCCGTGAGCCACTTCTTTCCCATGATGCGGCTCGCCGGCGCGCTCGTTGAGCATGGCTATGCCGTCTCCGTCGCGCTCATCGATCCCACCGTCATTCCAGACGCTGCTTTCGGTGCATTCGTCGCCGGTGCCGTCGCCTCCATGCCATCCGTCCGCTTCCACACGCTGGCGCTCGTCGAGGACCCGCCCAGGGTGATCCCCGGAGCGCAGTTCCTCGTCAGCTACTTGGACGTCGTACGCCGCTACAACGACCACCTCCACGACTTCCTCTGCTCCTTCACGCGCGTCCACGCCGTCGTCGTCGATTCGCTGTCCACTCAGGCGTTCGTCGTCACCAAGAGTCTCGGGATACCCAGTTACCTCCTGTTTACCTCCAGCGCCGCCTCCCTCGCCGCCTTTGCGCAGCTTCCTTATGTCCTTGCCGAGGGGAGCGGGACAAGCTTCAAGGAGCTAGGCGACACCCCTGTCGAGCTCTTCGGCCTTCCGCCAATTCCGGCTTCGCACCTGTTCGGCGAGGCGCTCGAGGATCCAGACAGCGGCACGTACAAGTCGACCATGGCCCTGATGGCCGGGCTGTCCACGATCCCGGACAGCGGTGATGGCATCCTGGTGAACACAGTCGAGTCGTTAGAGGCGCGCGCGGTGGCTGCTCTCGGGGACCCTCAGTGTCTCCCCGCCGGCCGGGTCATGCCTCCGGTCTACTGCCTCGGGCCGTTCCTCGGCGGCATCGGCGAGGCGAAAGAGCTGCACAACTGCCTCGCCTGGCTAGACGTGCAACCGGACCACAGCGTCGTGATCCTCTGCTTTGGGAGCACCGGCACGGCGAACCACTCAGAGGAGCAGCTCAGAGAGATCGCCGTCGGCCTGGAGAAGTCTGGCCACCGGTTCCTATGGGTCGTGCGAGCACCCCACGGCGATGACCCGGACCTCGACGCGCTCCTGCCGGACGGGTTCATGGACCGCACCGGTGGTCGTGGCCTCGTCGTCAAGCAGTGGGCGCCGCAGGCGGAGGTGCTCCGCCACAGGGCCACCGGCGCGTTCGTGacgcactgcgggtggaactcaGTGCTGGAAGGCGTGACGGCGGGCGTGCCCATGCTGTGCTGGCCACTGCACTCGGAGCAGAAAATGAACAGGCTGCACATGGTGGGGGAGATGGGGGTCGCCATGGAGATGGTCGGTTGGCAGCAGGGGCTTGTCCAGGCCGGCGAGGTGGAGCGCAAGGTGAGACTGGTTATGGAGTCCGAGGAGGGCGGCAAGCTCCGGGCGCGCGTGGCAGCGCACAAGGAGGCCGCGGCAGCAGCCTGGGACGATGGCGGTTCGTCCCGCGCGGCGTTCGCCAGGTTCTTGTCGGACGTGGATGGCCGGCAGGCTCCGGCTCACACCGGGGAAGGTGCGTGA